Proteins from a single region of Desulfovibrio sp. JC022:
- a CDS encoding TylF/MycF/NovP-related O-methyltransferase, translating to MTDKFDGFAKSLSDSEVEQQIADHCEKHDFSPLDAAKHWMVLGRRQWIKRFLAHSELFQMTLDVPGDIAELGVFRGMGLFTWANLLESYCIGDRTKTVWGFDNWEGFTAFSPEDGKSVEDSNKMIGGFSPKDHYQELLDAIKLFDDDRFIPQKPRIKLVEGQIEESCKQFVEDNPGVRFSLIHFDCDLYAPTKAALEAFWPLLSRGGVMLFDEYGIQQWPGETKAVDEFFADKPGVKIKTLPWTNAPAGYLVKE from the coding sequence ATGACAGATAAATTTGATGGATTTGCCAAATCTTTGAGTGACAGTGAGGTTGAACAACAGATTGCAGATCATTGCGAGAAGCATGATTTTTCTCCTCTTGATGCAGCCAAGCATTGGATGGTTTTAGGGCGCAGGCAGTGGATCAAAAGATTTCTGGCTCATTCAGAATTATTCCAGATGACTCTTGATGTTCCCGGCGACATTGCTGAACTTGGTGTGTTCAGGGGAATGGGCCTTTTTACATGGGCGAACCTGCTGGAATCATATTGTATTGGCGATAGAACCAAGACTGTTTGGGGTTTTGATAACTGGGAAGGATTTACGGCTTTTTCACCTGAAGACGGTAAGAGCGTGGAAGATTCCAATAAGATGATCGGCGGATTTTCTCCGAAAGATCATTATCAGGAACTTCTGGATGCGATTAAGCTATTCGATGATGATCGGTTTATACCTCAAAAGCCTCGAATCAAGCTTGTTGAAGGGCAGATTGAGGAGAGTTGCAAGCAATTTGTCGAAGATAATCCCGGTGTGCGTTTTTCTTTAATCCATTTTGATTGTGACTTGTATGCCCCGACAAAGGCGGCCCTTGAGGCTTTTTGGCCTTTGCTCAGCAGGGGAGGAGTCATGTTGTTCGATGAATATGGAATTCAGCAATGGCCCGGTGAGACCAAGGCTGTGGATGAGTTTTTTGCGGACAAGCCCGGAGTAAAGATTAAAACTTTACCGTGGACCAATGCTCCTGCCGGATATTTGGTTAAAGAGTAG